One Mobula birostris isolate sMobBir1 chromosome 4, sMobBir1.hap1, whole genome shotgun sequence DNA window includes the following coding sequences:
- the mavs gene encoding mitochondrial antiviral-signaling protein isoform X2: MSYVSDELYKYVRERMPSFLLVNVNELLPHLSCLTQMDQEKIRAQVKMEGNESAVPIFLDFVRRRRDWGRQLINALRMHDYHELADGLETKLESLAPRRRSASGGTSVPFPVQATSYNSSSTDFFSPPRSQFPASLPDNQPHTAVVADNQQSSSSIAQTAVQLQPNVTGLQPTVHDRHLASGIPVPSALVPQSVPGTPISNKPAAYSTPVTQPVPCTPLSNVPSVYSTPVPGTPNSNPPSVYSTPVPQSVPGTLISNTAAAHSTPMPQSGLGTPIVKDSRQPPTVPQSALDTEASHTPAQGTSVPHTVPGTSSPIPPVEQSMPSTTAPGPHVPRLTDLPAAVSSSSGESSSAPSVPSDTSLQDNSMECKVPVQEIGNPLDREESKDHRLPVQEKTVLDGSKQSDVPQSQQNQTKQYPQSNMGEKCHGYATNQAKGGTISNEANVIVPPPSIQVHPSRPSEEAVVDKPGVLRSDVWNMQSTAESSCDIPETSCTITSGHLQYSESATSDTENNGLDSSTSPNSYPVSTPEHGGVSNDFGDENSIKEQKIQALRGYQNDQLLENFYDVNSPLNVQMNFDAQKKIAALNEGASLDEEGILNHTFNDKFPLQSKPNPGFEIERRHTKESIKSYTQRLTNNVQIQ, from the exons ATGTCATACGTGAGTGACGAGTTATACAAGTATGTAAGGGAGAGAATGCCAAGTTTCCTCCTGGTGAATGTAAACGAATTGCTACCACATCTGTCCTGCCTAACTCAGATGGACCAG GAGAAAATCAGAGCACAAGTCAAAATGGAAGGCAATGAGTCTGCTGTGCCCATATTTCTGGATTTTGTGAGACGAAGGCGCGACTGGGGAAGGCAGCTGATAAATGCCCTACGCATGCATGACTATCATGAGCTTGCAGATGGTTTGGAAACTAAACTTGAATCTCTAGCTCCGCGGA GGAGGTCAGCATCTGGAGGCACATCTGTACCCTTTCCTGTACAGGCTACATCTTACAACTCTTCATCGACAGATTTCTTCTCTCCTCCCAGATCTCAGTTCCCTGCCTCACTCCCAGATAACCAGCCGCACACAGCGGTTGTTGCTGACAATCAGCAGTCCTCTTCCAGCATTGCTCAAACGGCCGTCCAGCTACAGCCCAACGTCACTGGGCTGCAGCCCACTGTGCATGATCGGCACTTAGCCTCTGGCATACCCGTACCAAGTGCACTGGTGCCACAGTCTGTGCCTGGCACACCCATCAGTAATAAACCTGCAGCTTATTCCACCCCTGTGACACagcctgtgccttgcacaccccTTAgtaatgtaccttcagtttattCCACCCCTGTGCCTGGCACACCCAACAGTAATCCACCTTCAGTTTATTCCACCCCTGTGCCACAATCTGTGCCTGGCACACTCATCAGTAATAcagctgcagctcattccacccctATGCCACAGTCTGGGCTTGGCACACCCATAGTTAAGGATTCCAGGCAACCCCCAACTGTGCCACAGTCTGCACTTGACACAGAGGCATCTCACACTCCAGCACAGGGTACATCCGTGCCACACACCGTGCCTGGCACATCCAGCCCCATCCCACCCGTGGAACAATCCATGCCCAGCACCACAGCACCAGGCCCTCATGTGCCACGTCTCACTGATTTACCAGCCGCTGTTTCAAGCAGTTCTGGTGAATCTTCCTCTGCCCCCTCAGTCCCTTCTGATACATCCCTTCAAGATAATTCCATGGAGTGTAAAGTACCAGTCCAAGAAATCGGAAACCCATTGGACAGAGAAGAAAGCAAAGATCACAGGCTGCCCGTACAG GAGAAGACAGTTCTTGATGGATCAAAGCAAAGTGATGTTCCCCAGAGTCAACAGAATCAGACCAAACAGTACCCTCAAAGTAACATGGGTGAAAAATGCCACGGGTATGCTACTAACCAAGCCAAAGGAGGAACTATATCCAATGAAGCCAACGTCATTGTCCCTCCACCATCCATACAAGTGCACCCGTCCAGGCCATCAGAGGAGGCAGTCGTCGATAAACCTGGCGTGTTGAGGAGTGATGTCTGGAACATGCAATCGACAGCTGAATCGAGCTGTGATATCCCTGAAACCAGCTGCACAATAACAAGTGGTCATTTGCAGTACAGTGAAAGCGCAACAAGCGACACAGAGAACAATGGTTTGGACAGCTCTACGTCACCTAACAGTTATCCAGTATCCACGCCCGAACACGGCGGCGTTTCCAATGACTTTGGTGATGAAAACTCCATCAAGGAACAAAAGATTCAGGCACTGCGAGGTTACCAGAATGACCAACTGTTGGAGAATTTTTATGATGTTAACAGTCCCTTAAATGTACAGATGAACTTTGATGCTCAGAAAAAAATAGCTGCCTTGAATGAGGGTGCAAGCCTTGATGAAGAAGGCATTTTGAACCATACCTTCAACGATAAATTCCCTCTTCAGAGTAAGCCTAATCCA
- the mavs gene encoding mitochondrial antiviral-signaling protein isoform X1: protein MSYVSDELYKYVRERMPSFLLVNVNELLPHLSCLTQMDQEKIRAQVKMEGNESAVPIFLDFVRRRRDWGRQLINALRMHDYHELADGLETKLESLAPRRRSASGGTSVPFPVQATSYNSSSTDFFSPPRSQFPASLPDNQPHTAVVADNQQSSSSIAQTAVQLQPNVTGLQPTVHDRHLASGIPVPSALVPQSVPGTPISNKPAAYSTPVTQPVPCTPLSNVPSVYSTPVPGTPNSNPPSVYSTPVPQSVPGTLISNTAAAHSTPMPQSGLGTPIVKDSRQPPTVPQSALDTEASHTPAQGTSVPHTVPGTSSPIPPVEQSMPSTTAPGPHVPRLTDLPAAVSSSSGESSSAPSVPSDTSLQDNSMECKVPVQEIGNPLDREESKDHRLPVQEKTVLDGSKQSDVPQSQQNQTKQYPQSNMGEKCHGYATNQAKGGTISNEANVIVPPPSIQVHPSRPSEEAVVDKPGVLRSDVWNMQSTAESSCDIPETSCTITSGHLQYSESATSDTENNGLDSSTSPNSYPVSTPEHGGVSNDFGDENSIKEQKIQALRGYQNDQLLENFYDVNSPLNVQMNFDAQKKIAALNEGASLDEEGILNHTFNDKFPLQSKPNPVSSTEVIQSPVLTGSHPVDGGDDSKLEFKGNVPDSCVSISESELMISSASSDGSFENSLAVTNSEASVHVPAWSDDADDAQNQALQQEHKAEHVEDIFTDVVFSKGSRQKVEIAKGGDSFQTHCEVSHDTHYSNTNENYTLPYNEDVREYSGHIYQEPEHENEAGNNRESEAGNSGGRIGRCLEKGMINALSDKYVPLPSQQRSQTKLPEKPTGDLRQPDYILVSSLVLVFTIVAGFVWKYYRK, encoded by the exons ATGTCATACGTGAGTGACGAGTTATACAAGTATGTAAGGGAGAGAATGCCAAGTTTCCTCCTGGTGAATGTAAACGAATTGCTACCACATCTGTCCTGCCTAACTCAGATGGACCAG GAGAAAATCAGAGCACAAGTCAAAATGGAAGGCAATGAGTCTGCTGTGCCCATATTTCTGGATTTTGTGAGACGAAGGCGCGACTGGGGAAGGCAGCTGATAAATGCCCTACGCATGCATGACTATCATGAGCTTGCAGATGGTTTGGAAACTAAACTTGAATCTCTAGCTCCGCGGA GGAGGTCAGCATCTGGAGGCACATCTGTACCCTTTCCTGTACAGGCTACATCTTACAACTCTTCATCGACAGATTTCTTCTCTCCTCCCAGATCTCAGTTCCCTGCCTCACTCCCAGATAACCAGCCGCACACAGCGGTTGTTGCTGACAATCAGCAGTCCTCTTCCAGCATTGCTCAAACGGCCGTCCAGCTACAGCCCAACGTCACTGGGCTGCAGCCCACTGTGCATGATCGGCACTTAGCCTCTGGCATACCCGTACCAAGTGCACTGGTGCCACAGTCTGTGCCTGGCACACCCATCAGTAATAAACCTGCAGCTTATTCCACCCCTGTGACACagcctgtgccttgcacaccccTTAgtaatgtaccttcagtttattCCACCCCTGTGCCTGGCACACCCAACAGTAATCCACCTTCAGTTTATTCCACCCCTGTGCCACAATCTGTGCCTGGCACACTCATCAGTAATAcagctgcagctcattccacccctATGCCACAGTCTGGGCTTGGCACACCCATAGTTAAGGATTCCAGGCAACCCCCAACTGTGCCACAGTCTGCACTTGACACAGAGGCATCTCACACTCCAGCACAGGGTACATCCGTGCCACACACCGTGCCTGGCACATCCAGCCCCATCCCACCCGTGGAACAATCCATGCCCAGCACCACAGCACCAGGCCCTCATGTGCCACGTCTCACTGATTTACCAGCCGCTGTTTCAAGCAGTTCTGGTGAATCTTCCTCTGCCCCCTCAGTCCCTTCTGATACATCCCTTCAAGATAATTCCATGGAGTGTAAAGTACCAGTCCAAGAAATCGGAAACCCATTGGACAGAGAAGAAAGCAAAGATCACAGGCTGCCCGTACAG GAGAAGACAGTTCTTGATGGATCAAAGCAAAGTGATGTTCCCCAGAGTCAACAGAATCAGACCAAACAGTACCCTCAAAGTAACATGGGTGAAAAATGCCACGGGTATGCTACTAACCAAGCCAAAGGAGGAACTATATCCAATGAAGCCAACGTCATTGTCCCTCCACCATCCATACAAGTGCACCCGTCCAGGCCATCAGAGGAGGCAGTCGTCGATAAACCTGGCGTGTTGAGGAGTGATGTCTGGAACATGCAATCGACAGCTGAATCGAGCTGTGATATCCCTGAAACCAGCTGCACAATAACAAGTGGTCATTTGCAGTACAGTGAAAGCGCAACAAGCGACACAGAGAACAATGGTTTGGACAGCTCTACGTCACCTAACAGTTATCCAGTATCCACGCCCGAACACGGCGGCGTTTCCAATGACTTTGGTGATGAAAACTCCATCAAGGAACAAAAGATTCAGGCACTGCGAGGTTACCAGAATGACCAACTGTTGGAGAATTTTTATGATGTTAACAGTCCCTTAAATGTACAGATGAACTTTGATGCTCAGAAAAAAATAGCTGCCTTGAATGAGGGTGCAAGCCTTGATGAAGAAGGCATTTTGAACCATACCTTCAACGATAAATTCCCTCTTCAGAGTAAGCCTAATCCAGTAAGTAGCACTGAAGTTATACAAAGCCCTGTACTTACAGGCTCACACCCTGTTGATGGTGGGGATGACTCTAAACTTGAGTTCAAGGGAAACGTGCCCGATAGTTGTGTTTCGATATCCGAGAGTGAGCTAATGATAAGTTCTGCATCCAGTGATGGCTCTTTTGAGAACAGTCTTGCTGTAACCAACAGTGAGGCAAGTGTGCATGTCCCAGCGTGGAGTGATGATGCAGATGATGCGCAGAATCAAGCACTTCAGCAGGAACACAAAGCAGAACATGTTGAAGACATATTTACGGATGTAGTATTCAGTAAAGggtcaagacaaaaagttgagattgcaaagggaggaGATTCATTCCAGACACATTGTGAAGTGAGCCATGATACGCATTACTCTAATACTAATGAAAACTATACTCTTCCTTATAATGAAGATGTCAGGGAATATAGTGGGCACATTTATCAGGAACCTGAACATGAAAATGAGGCAGGCAATAATCGTGAGTCTGAAGCAGGGAACTCGGGAGGACGTATTGGGCGTTGTTTGGAAAAAGGCATGATTAATGCTTTGTCTGACAAATATGTTCCTTTACCCTCTCAACAGAGGTCGCAGACCAAGTTGCCAGAAAAGCCAACTGGGGATTTAAGACAGCCAGATTATATTCTTGTTTCCTCATTAGTTCTGGTTTTTACGATTGTTGCTGGGTTTGTATGGAAATACTATCGAAAGTGA